One Hypanus sabinus isolate sHypSab1 chromosome 4, sHypSab1.hap1, whole genome shotgun sequence genomic region harbors:
- the LOC132392307 gene encoding uncharacterized protein LOC132392307, protein MTRFRISYYTTISRFRYSYYDTIIKIRNCYFPTITTFSNFYYATTTKIRISYYPTITRFMNSCFPIINRFRNCYYPTITCFRNSYYPTIDRFRNSYNTTITRLRNSYYPTTTNSGKVITLQSPGSGKVITQQSPGSRTFITRQLPGSGTVITLQSTGTGTVITLQSPCSGTVITLQTPGSASAITLQSPGSGTVVTLELTGSGTVFTLQLPGSETVSTLQSPVSGTVITLQSPGSGIIIILQLPGSGTVITILSRGSGTVVTLELTGSGTVITILPRVSGTVVSLQSLVQEQLLLYNHQVQEKLLP, encoded by the exons atgaccaggttcaggatcagttattacactacaatctcaaggttcaggtacagttattacgatacaatcatcaagatcaggaactgttatttccctacaattaccacgttcagtAACTTTTATTACGCGACAaccaccaagatcaggataagttattaccctacaatcaccaggttcatgaacagttgtttccctataattaacaggttcaggaactgttattaccctacaatcacctgtttcaggaacagttattacccaacaatcgacagattcaggaacagttataacactacaatcaccag gttgaggaacagttattaccctacaaccaccaattcaggaaaagttattaccttacaatcaccaggttcaggaaaagttattacccaacagtcaccaggttcaagaacatttattacccgacaattaccaggttcaggtacggttattaccctacaatcaacaggtacagggacagttattaccctacaatcaccatgttctggaacagttattaccctacaaactcccggttcagcatcagctattaccctacaatcaccaggttcagggacagttgttacccttgaattaacaggttcaggaacagtttttaccctacaattaccaggttcagaaacagttagtaccctacaatcaccagtttcaggaacggttattaccctacaatcaccaggttcaggaataattattatcctacaattaccaggttcaggaacagttattaccatactatcacgaggttcaggaacagttgttacccttgaattaacaggttcaggaacagttattaccatactaccacgagtttcaggaacagttgtttctCTACAATCactagttcaggaacagttgttactctacaatcaccaggttcaggaaaagttgttaccctag